The Ensifer adhaerens genome contains a region encoding:
- a CDS encoding LysR family transcriptional regulator has product MALDSLDVRLLRIYITIVEAGGFAAAQGELNLSLSTISNHISALESRLGLTLCQRGRSGFRLTEEGRAVYEEAKRLFGSIDQFDIRMKGLQHQLNGTLSIGLIDNTLSDPSSRLNRVFARMTDEAPEVALSIVTRPPHELLRDVITGDLHIAIASFPRTTLGLEYIDLYEETQRFYCGAEHPLFFRDDSEIEVDDIRSYNLIGRSYWNARDLKVFSIANPRATVSDMEAEARLILSGRYLGYLPDHFASRYVSEGSLRPIRPDLFSYKAPFQAAFDKTRAKSGLIPFFVKLLVSEFGVSQAGKGAPRLRAGR; this is encoded by the coding sequence ATGGCATTGGACTCGTTGGATGTGAGGTTGCTGCGCATCTACATCACGATCGTGGAGGCCGGCGGTTTTGCGGCCGCGCAGGGAGAACTCAATCTCTCGCTGTCGACAATATCCAACCACATCTCTGCGCTGGAGAGCAGGCTGGGTCTCACCCTTTGCCAGCGCGGCCGTTCCGGCTTTCGCCTTACGGAAGAAGGGCGCGCCGTCTACGAGGAAGCCAAGCGTCTCTTCGGCTCGATCGACCAGTTCGACATCCGCATGAAGGGGCTGCAGCACCAGTTGAACGGTACGCTCTCGATCGGGCTCATCGACAACACGCTGTCCGATCCGTCGTCGCGCCTTAATCGCGTCTTTGCCCGGATGACGGACGAGGCGCCGGAGGTGGCGCTTTCGATCGTCACGCGGCCGCCGCACGAACTCTTGCGCGATGTGATAACGGGCGATCTCCACATCGCGATCGCGAGCTTTCCGCGTACGACGCTGGGCCTCGAATATATCGACCTCTACGAAGAGACGCAGCGCTTCTACTGCGGCGCCGAGCATCCGCTGTTTTTCCGGGATGACAGCGAGATCGAGGTCGACGACATTCGCTCCTACAATCTGATCGGCCGCTCCTATTGGAACGCCCGCGACCTCAAGGTCTTCTCGATCGCCAATCCGCGCGCGACGGTCAGCGACATGGAAGCGGAGGCGCGGCTGATCCTTTCTGGTCGCTACCTCGGCTACCTGCCCGACCATTTCGCCAGCCGTTATGTGAGCGAAGGCTCGCTGCGGCCGATCCGTCCGGATCTCTTCAGCTACAAGGCGCCGTTCCAAGCGGCCTTCGACAAGACGCGTGCGAAGTCTGGCCTGATCCCGTTTTTCGTGAAGTTGCTCGTGAGCGAGTTTGGCGTTTCGCAGGCCGGGAAGGGTGCGCCGCGTTTGCGCGCCGGCCGGTAG
- a CDS encoding GntR family transcriptional regulator — protein sequence MATKKTPKITSIETPVPMYEQVYQQIVQALMAGHFEPGQKLTYRKVAEQFGTSPMPVRTAFQRLQALKGLELLPNGSVEVPLLTVKSFISLTEARIAIEGTATELAASRLNGNNLRTVRHHCNQRTAAAKAGDIDRYLQANFDFKFSIYRHCGNEHLIYIIEMLWLQAGPFLRKLVEGTPFTATEVLDVDFHDKIVAALEAKDPQRAREAVAHDIRDAADYMLKYAKFLSDEDVQSAT from the coding sequence ATGGCGACGAAGAAGACACCAAAAATTACCAGCATCGAAACGCCGGTCCCGATGTACGAACAGGTCTATCAACAGATCGTGCAGGCGCTGATGGCCGGGCATTTCGAACCGGGCCAGAAGCTCACCTATCGCAAGGTTGCCGAGCAGTTCGGAACGAGCCCGATGCCGGTGCGCACCGCCTTTCAGCGGCTACAGGCCTTGAAGGGCCTCGAACTTCTGCCGAATGGCAGCGTCGAGGTGCCGCTCTTGACCGTAAAATCCTTCATCAGCCTGACGGAGGCGCGCATCGCCATCGAAGGCACGGCAACGGAACTGGCGGCAAGCCGCCTCAACGGCAACAACCTGCGCACCGTGCGCCACCACTGCAACCAGCGCACGGCGGCAGCGAAGGCCGGAGACATCGATCGCTATCTGCAGGCCAACTTCGACTTCAAGTTCTCGATCTACCGCCACTGCGGCAACGAGCACCTGATCTACATCATCGAAATGCTCTGGCTTCAGGCGGGACCGTTCCTGCGCAAGCTCGTCGAAGGAACGCCCTTTACTGCGACCGAGGTGCTGGACGTCGACTTTCACGACAAGATCGTTGCGGCCCTCGAAGCGAAAGACCCGCAGCGGGCCCGGGAGGCCGTCGCCCACGACATCCGGGATGCGGCGGACTACATGCTCAAATACGCGAAGTTCCTTTCGGACGAAGATGTGCAGTCGGCCACATGA